One stretch of Candidatus Baltobacteraceae bacterium DNA includes these proteins:
- a CDS encoding MFS transporter: protein MIGAAFLGSTVITPLYALYEREFHFSNVTLTLIYAVYVTGNLVALLLFGRLSDQMGRKKVAVAAMLLAVGSVLLFSFAQNTAWLYAGRILGGLAVGIASGTGTAWLVELYGAERRSAATVMATASNMTGIAIGPLIGGLLAQYAPDPLTLPFVVNVLIIVVAVIMILVFPAETVQHRVRSIGELDLRPRVGVPSDIRAAFVPPVVSAFATFALAGFYFALIPSMLREALHNSNNAVAGSVVFEMVAIAVVVMIVTRELDGRVSMLAGLFGLVPAAGLLVTAQLLGSMLLLLVASALVGIVFGLGYRGGLQVVNAIAPSDRRAEVASAYFIGCFSGNSIPVIGVGALSTLYSLNVASSALAGMVVLLAIVALVAARR, encoded by the coding sequence ATGATCGGCGCCGCTTTCCTAGGCAGTACGGTAATCACGCCGTTGTACGCGCTCTACGAGCGCGAGTTCCATTTCTCGAACGTCACGCTCACGCTCATCTACGCGGTCTACGTGACCGGTAATCTCGTCGCGCTCTTGCTATTCGGTCGACTCTCCGATCAAATGGGACGCAAGAAGGTCGCCGTTGCGGCAATGCTGCTGGCGGTCGGCAGCGTGTTGCTGTTCTCGTTTGCGCAGAACACCGCGTGGCTTTACGCGGGGCGGATTCTCGGCGGTCTCGCGGTCGGAATCGCATCCGGGACGGGTACCGCGTGGCTCGTCGAGCTCTATGGCGCGGAGCGACGTTCCGCTGCGACCGTGATGGCGACGGCAAGCAACATGACGGGCATCGCGATCGGACCACTCATCGGCGGATTGCTCGCACAATACGCGCCCGACCCGTTGACATTGCCATTCGTCGTCAACGTGCTCATCATCGTCGTCGCAGTCATTATGATTCTCGTTTTTCCGGCCGAGACGGTGCAGCATCGCGTCCGGAGCATCGGCGAGCTCGATCTTCGCCCGCGCGTCGGCGTGCCGAGCGATATTCGGGCCGCATTCGTCCCGCCGGTCGTTTCGGCATTCGCAACGTTTGCGCTCGCGGGGTTCTATTTCGCGCTGATTCCAAGCATGCTGCGCGAAGCGCTGCACAACTCGAACAACGCCGTCGCGGGTAGCGTCGTCTTCGAGATGGTCGCGATTGCCGTCGTCGTTATGATAGTCACGCGCGAGCTGGACGGGCGCGTTTCGATGTTGGCCGGACTCTTCGGGCTCGTGCCGGCGGCGGGTTTGCTCGTTACGGCGCAGCTCTTAGGCTCGATGCTGCTGCTGCTCGTCGCGAGCGCGCTCGTCGGAATCGTGTTCGGCCTCGGATATCGCGGTGGATTGCAGGTCGTGAACGCAATCGCTCCGTCCGATCGCCGCGCCGAAGTAGCCTCGGCCTATTTCATCGGTTGCTTTTCCGGAAACTCGATACCGGTAATCGGCGTCGGCGCGCTTTCGACGCTCTACTCTCTGAATGTCGCGAGCTCTGCGCTCGCGGGAATGGTCGTTCTGCTTGCCATCGTTGCCCTCGTAGCCGCTCGGCGTTAG
- a CDS encoding amidohydrolase family protein, with product MVVDAHHHLWRYRPGFKPWMEAREELAPLRRDFLGDDLLKLIRQNGIDRTVIIQANDTLSESAFMIDCAHHHPFIAGVVAWAPLEQPKATEEALDIYDKAPRVKGFRHMIIWEPDPDWLIRPAVIESLGLVAERGYTWDTTATVPAHLEHVSTLAERLPSLKVVIDHLGKPAATQGLWEPWATSMRRASYYPNVYVKLSGFLNAATLANATQDQFRPYVEHVFTYFGPERVMIASNWPVSNLGTDYRTTWNQARALIPQLDEAGRTAVMGGTATEFYKL from the coding sequence ATGGTCGTCGACGCGCATCATCATTTATGGCGCTATCGTCCCGGATTTAAACCGTGGATGGAAGCTAGGGAAGAGCTTGCGCCGCTGCGTCGCGATTTTCTCGGCGACGATCTACTGAAGCTGATTCGCCAGAACGGCATCGATCGCACCGTGATCATTCAAGCCAATGATACGCTCTCGGAATCGGCGTTCATGATCGATTGCGCGCACCATCATCCGTTCATCGCCGGCGTCGTTGCGTGGGCGCCTCTCGAGCAGCCAAAGGCAACCGAAGAAGCTCTCGATATCTACGACAAAGCGCCGCGCGTCAAAGGCTTCCGGCACATGATCATTTGGGAACCGGATCCGGATTGGCTCATCCGTCCGGCTGTAATCGAGAGTCTCGGGCTCGTTGCGGAACGTGGCTACACGTGGGACACGACGGCGACCGTGCCCGCGCATCTCGAGCACGTCAGCACGCTCGCCGAACGTCTACCGAGTCTCAAAGTGGTCATAGATCACCTCGGGAAACCCGCCGCCACGCAAGGGCTTTGGGAGCCGTGGGCAACCTCGATGCGACGCGCATCGTACTATCCCAACGTCTACGTCAAGCTTTCCGGATTTCTGAATGCGGCGACGCTCGCGAATGCGACGCAAGATCAATTCCGCCCGTACGTCGAGCACGTCTTCACGTACTTCGGCCCCGAGCGCGTAATGATCGCGAGCAACTGGCCGGTCTCGAATCTCGGCACCGACTATCGCACCACCTGGAACCAGGCGCGTGCGCTCATCCCGCAACTCGACGAAGCCGGACGCACCGCCGTGATGGGTGGTACCGCGACTGAGTTTTACAAGCTCTAG
- a CDS encoding enoyl-CoA hydratase/isomerase family protein: MRSVLTDEILTERKGHVLWVTFNRPQARNAMKRVMYDRLAEIADEVNADDDVRVVMLTGAGDKAFVSGTDISEFENFKKPEDSINYEVQMNAVMDKLERVRVPMIAVVRGACTGGGMSIATMCDLRIATPDSRFGYPVARTLGNCLSIENYKRLVNQLGYTAVKQNVFTAKLFDAQRAYQLGFLSEIVEPDKLMERATELSETIAGNAPLTIRATKEALRRIMHEGANAEGQDLVLSCYMSQDFREGMTAFFEKRPAKWTGK, translated from the coding sequence ATGCGTTCTGTCCTAACCGACGAGATTCTCACCGAACGAAAAGGACACGTGCTGTGGGTGACGTTCAATCGTCCGCAGGCTCGGAACGCGATGAAACGCGTGATGTACGACCGGCTCGCGGAGATCGCCGACGAGGTCAACGCCGACGATGACGTTCGCGTGGTGATGCTGACCGGCGCCGGCGACAAAGCCTTCGTGTCTGGGACCGACATCTCGGAATTCGAGAACTTCAAGAAGCCCGAAGACTCGATCAACTACGAAGTCCAAATGAACGCCGTCATGGACAAGCTCGAGCGCGTGCGCGTTCCGATGATCGCGGTCGTACGTGGCGCGTGCACGGGTGGCGGAATGTCGATCGCAACGATGTGCGATCTGCGGATTGCAACGCCGGATTCCCGTTTCGGGTATCCCGTCGCGCGGACGCTCGGGAACTGCCTATCGATCGAAAACTACAAGCGGCTCGTCAACCAGCTCGGTTACACTGCCGTCAAGCAAAACGTCTTCACGGCGAAGTTATTTGATGCGCAGCGCGCGTACCAGCTCGGCTTCTTGAGTGAGATCGTCGAGCCCGACAAATTGATGGAGCGCGCGACCGAACTTTCGGAGACGATCGCTGGAAACGCGCCGCTGACGATCCGCGCGACCAAAGAAGCGTTGCGCCGGATCATGCACGAGGGTGCGAATGCCGAAGGACAAGATTTGGTCCTCAGCTGTTACATGAGCCAAGATTTCCGTGAAGGCATGACGGCCTTCTTTGAAAAGCGTCCCGCGAAATGGACCGGAAAATAG